Proteins encoded within one genomic window of Triticum aestivum cultivar Chinese Spring chromosome 2D, IWGSC CS RefSeq v2.1, whole genome shotgun sequence:
- the LOC123052017 gene encoding mitochondrial import inner membrane translocase subunit TIM44-2, which yields MATSTLLRALRRPSSVAALRLATTANVQAVTGYRHLNNRNLSVFNEFSKQLKGEAKSNPEFQKSMKEFSEKLGVVKEDLKVRTQKTAETISKSVEDVMTEAEATSKKVTANVKEKMSAATEEVKESFGLGKEGTSSFRDGSHGTSNHGKTEASSHSDDKSQDATSAYMLFDKLRSTFSSASPVVSGAFAKLKDTRVSTLAKQGYEIVKDELSSSSSRKKKNHIRQAYSAAVEKSTRTDIVIVPTKKSVVGEKWEAIKNKMRGHPVYKRVNEYTKPVVTKVNEYTKPVVTKGQEVAEDVRERWETSDHPVVQKIQDINETIFEETATAASFREIRRRDPSFSLSDFIGDVQEMIKPVLTAYSKGDLKTLKKYCTKEILERCEGERKGYASQGMFFDHKILHISDADVRETKMLGSAPIILVMFRTQEIHCIRDKEGQVTEGGQDSIRTVYYQWAMQLMDSDELPEEESYYAVWRLREMHQLGVKALI from the exons ATGGCGACCTCGACGCTGCTGCGTGCTCTGAGGCGGCCCTCGTCGGTGGCCGCGCTGCGATTG GCAACGACTGCCAATGTGCAAGCCGTTACTGGATATAGGCATCTGAATAATCGGAATCTAAGTGTGTTCAACGAGTTCTCAAAGCAGCTGAAGGGTGAGGCTAAGAG TAATCCTGAATTCCAGAAATCCATGAAGGAGTTCAGTGAGAAACTTGGTGTGGTAAAGGAAGATCTCAAAGTAAG AACTCAGAAAACAGCCGAGACAATTTCCAAGAGTGTTGAAGATGTTATGACTGAAGCTGAGGCAACATCCAAAAAG GTTACTGCAAATGTTAAAGAAAAAATGTCTGCTGCTACAGAAGAG GTGAAGGAAAGCTTTGGACTAGGAAAGGAAGGAACTTCAAGCTTCAGAGATGGTTCACATGGAACTTCAAATCACGGGAAAACTGAGGCGTCCTCACACTCAGATGACAAGTCCCAAGATGCCACAAGTGCCTATATGTTGTTTGATAAATTAAGGTCAACATTTTCATCAGCTTCACCAGTTGTGTCTGGTGCATTTGCAAAATTGAAGGACACAAGAGTCTCAACTTTAGCTAAGCAGGGATATGAAATTGTCAAAGATGAACTAAGCTCTAGCTCTAGCAGAAAAAAGAAAAACCATATTAGGCAAGCTTATTCTGCAGCTGTAGAGAAGAGTACAAGAACTGATATAGTTATTGTACCAACAAAGAAGTCAGTGGTGGGTGAAAAATGGGAAGCAATCAAGAATAAG ATGCGAGGTCATCCAGTCTATAAGAGGGTGAATGAGTACACCAAACCTGTCGTAACAAAGGTGAACGAGTACACCAAACCTGTTGTAACAAAGGGACAAGAG GTAGCTGAGGATGTCCGAGAACGATGGGAGACAAGTGACCATCCAGTAGTTCAGAAAATTCAAGA TATTAATGAAACTATTTTTGAAGAGACAGCTACTGCAGCATCTTTCAGGGAAATTCGGCGACGTGACCC ATCCTTTTCATTATCCGATTTTATTGGTGATGTTCAAGAAATGATCAAGCCTGTTCTTACCGCATATTCAAAG GGTGATCTGAAGACTTTAAAAAAGTACTGCACCAAGGAAATACTTGAACGATGCGAAGGTGAGAGGAAAGGATATGCATCACAAGGCATGTTTTTTGATCACAAG ATTCTTCACATATCTGATGCTGACGTAAGGGAAACAAAGATGTTGGGATCAGCACCCATCATTCTCGTGATG TTCCGAACACAGGAGATTCATTGTATTCGTGATAAAGAAGGACAAGTAACAGAAGGAGGACAG GATTCCATTCGAACCGTCTACTATCAATGGGCAATGCAACTCATGGACAGCGATGAGTTGCCAGAAGAAGAATCATACTACGCAGTTTGGCGGTTGCGTGAGATGCATCAACTTGGTGTCAAGGCCCTTATATAG
- the LOC123052016 gene encoding 50S ribosomal protein L7/L12 — translation MPLFSSKFAPLIPRLRRLSTAAATAAGEDPKLSRIADELLALSSAELDDYSALMRLKLRLSLTSNPAAGLGPGAAGDAASGSAGAEEAAAVKTAFDVKIEKYDAAAKIKIIKEVRAMTDLGLKEAKELVEKAPVVVRAGLPKEEAEALAAKLKAAGAAVALE, via the coding sequence ATGCCACTCTTCTCCTCCAAATTCGCGCCGCTGAtcccccgcctccgccgcctctccaCGGCGGCGGCGACCGCCGCCGGCGAGGACCCGAAGCTGTCGCGCATCGCGGACGAGCTCCTGGCGCTCTCCTCGGCCGAGCTGGATGACTACTCGGCCCTCATGCGCCTCAAGCTACGCCTCTCGCTCACCTCCAACCCAGCTGCCGGATTAGGTCCTGGCGCAGCCGGGGATGCGGCCTCCGGGTCGGCGGGGGCCGAGGAGGCCGCGGCGGTGAAGACGGCGTTCGACGTCAAGATCGAGAAGTACGACGCGGCGGCCAAGATCAAGATCATCAAGGAGGTGCGCGCGATGACGGACCTGGGGCTCAAGGAGGCCAAGGAGCTGGTGGAGAAGGCGCCGGTCGTGGTGCGCGCGGGGCTGCccaaggaggaggccgaggctctCGCCGCCAAGCTCAAGGCCGCCGGAGCTGCCGTTGCGCTCGAGTGA
- the LOC123052018 gene encoding heavy metal-associated isoprenylated plant protein 23: MGVGGTLEYLSGLLGGGGGHGHGHGYGNRRRRKQMQTVELKVSMDCEGCERKVKNALSSMKGVRSVNINRKQQKVTVAGYVEPSKVLRKAQSTGKKAEIWPYVPYSQVSQPYVAGTYDKRAPAGYVRSQEPGYGNVSGQVSRQDDQLTDMFNDDNANSCAVM, encoded by the exons ATGGGAGTGGGGGGCACCTTGGAGTACCTGTCCGGGCTGCTGGGGGGcggcggaggccatggccatggccacggCTACGgcaacaggaggaggaggaagcagatgCAGACGGTGGAGCTCAAGGTCAGCATGGACTGCGAGGGGTGCGAGCGCAAGGTCAAGAACGCGCTCTCCTCCATGAAAG GGGTCCGATCAGTGAACATCAACAGGAAGCAGCAGAAGGTGACGGTGGCGGGGTACGTGGAGCCCAGCAAGGTGCTGAGGAAGGCGCAGTCCACGGGGAAGAAGGCCGAGATATGGCCCTACGTGCCCTACAGCCAGGTCAGTCAGCCCTACGTCGCCGGCACCTATGACAAGCGGGCCCCGGCCGGCTACGTCAGGAGCCAGGAGCCCGGCTACGGCAACGTGTCCGGCCAGGTCAGCAGGCAGGACGACCAGCTCACCGACATGTTCAACGACGACAACGCCAACTCCTGCGCCGTCATGTGA
- the LOC123052015 gene encoding apoptotic chromatin condensation inducer in the nucleus, giving the protein MSTYPVLNDQPIDQWNFTELKDELSRRNLPTDGLKDDLVKRLFEELQGDILSGEGPVGGSPPDDDLKEDETPGSADASVCQAAVEQNVDEGPQVATLEGYPVGSVTEASEKSADATTEVIQDAVVTTEEVSRTTLVAEASEKSADATTEVIQDAVVSTEEVSQTTLVAEASEKSADATTEVSQDAVVSTEEVSQTTLVAEASEKSADATTEVSQDAVVSNEEVSQTTLAAATEVSDAPLVDMAKADEISPSDAVATNGDHLESAPSGSNVVEEASPQADRHSEIIAEKAPEEGTIKKVIANYLPCDVASTDVKLDATSAKDKLDADIVEQDAVSSPPDASVSHVDPLDVDAVAAAPGQNAETLVPVIDLSDNALMNGKDLEDSGRTNSTCKPTVEGTKDQVTEANPVLGSQIKCVPIPHDNISTNVKGDLNADNSDLEIEVKRDMVKPACNIPSIGDDLQALDDDKELSKNGTPLQEIESKTNMILDKKEDSPDGAFPEKLNLDRSSMEEDVMESKHVDTIIRSGVKTAVTSDHEEVKEVILFNTVANDSSVETMDIVHEEKLVTSSEKRKLGDQEVVADEPIKRQRHVDTLKIPKQQTSKLSSSDSPKVVVRPALKHFVGRSDSTASGGSQKERIVPLPQKPATTSLRVDRFVRPFTLKAVQALLGRTGSVCSFWMDDIKTHCYVTYSSVDEAVATRNAVYNLQWPLNNGSYLAAEFVDPLEVKLKIEHLPPPPPPTSLSKDTTPNAAAIQQAEANQTMLPHGTGTTWGLSPTPQPHTKLYPTSNPRPEREVLPPPPKQPETTIKTLDDLFRRTQASPMIYYLPLSEEEVSAKLAARRRRNWRR; this is encoded by the exons ATGTCGACGTATCCTGTGCTGAATGACCAGCCAATTGATCAGTGGAACTTCACGGAACTGAAGGATGAGCTCTCTAGGAGGAACTTACCTACCGATGGCTTGAAGGATGATCTTGTGAAAAGGCTCTTTGAGGAACTTCAGGGTGATATACTTAGTGGAGAAGGGCCAGTTGGTGGATCTCCTCCCGATGATGATCTCAAAGAGGACGAAACCCCTGGTTCGGCTGATGCATCTGTTTGCCAGGCTGCGGTGGAACAAAATGTTGATGAAGGTCCTCAGGTTGCAACCCTGGAAGGATATCCTGTTGGTTCTGTTACAGAGGCTAGTGAGAAAAGTGCCGATGCTACTACAGAGGTTATTCAGGATGCTGTAGTTACTACCGAAGAAGTTAGTCGGACAACTCTTGTTGCGGAGGCTAGTGAGAAAAGTGCTGATGCTACTACAGAGGTTATTCAGGATGCTGTAGTTAGTACCGAAGAAGTTAGTCAGACAACTCTTGTTGCAGAGGCTAGTGAGAAAAGTGCCGATGCTACTACAGAAGTTAGTCAGGATGCTGTAGTTAGTACCGAAGAAGTTAGTCAGACAACTCTTGTTGCAGAGGCTAGTGAGAAAAGTGCCGATGCTACTACAGAAGTTAGTCAGGATGCTGTAGTTAGTAACGAAGAAGTTAGTCAGACGACTCTTGCTGCTGCTACTGAAGTTAGTGATGCTCCTCTTGTTGATATGGCAAAAGCTGATGAAATTTCTCCAAGTGACGCAGTGGCAACCAACGGAGATCACCTAGAATCAGCTCCAAGTGGCAGTAATGTAGTTGAGGAAGCATCTCCACAAGCTGATCGTCATAGTGAGATTATTGCAGAGAAGGCTCCAGAAGAAGGCACCATCAAGAAAGTGATTGCTAATTATCTACCATGTGACGTTGCCAGTACTGATGTCAAGTTGGATGCAACTTCTGCTAAAGACAAGTTAGATGCTGATATTGTAGAGCAAGATGCAGTATCATCGCCTCCAGATGCTAGTGTTTCACATGTTGATCCATTGGATGTTGATGCTGTTGCAGCTGCACCAGGACAAAATGCTGAGACCCTGGTTCCTGTGATAGATTTGAGTGATAATGCTTTGATGAATGGCAAGGACCTCGAAGATTCTGGGCGCACAAACAGTACCTGCAAACCAACCGTGGAAGGGACAAAAGACCAGGTAACCGAGGCCAATCCTGTTCTAGGTTCTCAAATCAAGTGTGTTCCGATTCCGCATGACAATATATCAACTAATGTAAAAGGTGACCTGAATGCTGACAATTCTGATTTGGAAATAGAGGTTAAGAGGGATATGGTCAAACCAGCATGCAACATTCCCTCCATAGGTGATGATTTGCAGGCATTGGACGATGACAAAGAGTTGTCTAAGAACGGGACCCCATTGCAAGAAATAGAATCTAAAACCAATATGATCTTGGACAAGAAAGAGGACAGTCCTGATGGCGCTTTTCCTGAAAAACTAAATTTAGACAGGAGCTCGATGGAGGAGGATGTGATGGAAAGTAAGCATGTTGATACCATTATCAGATCTGGAGTAAAGACTGCGGTTACCTCAGACCATGAAGAGGTAAAAGAGGTGATCCTCTTTAATACTGTTGCCAATGATTCATCTGTGGAGACAATGGATATTGTTCATGAAGAGAAGCTAGTAACTTCATCTGAAAAGAGGAAACTTGGAG ACCAAGAAGTTGTTGCGGATGAGCCCATCAAACGTCAGCGCCATGTGGATACTCTCAAAATTCCTAAGCAACAAACATCAAAACTAAGTAGCTCTGATTCTCCAAAGGTTGTGGTTCGGCCTGCTCTAAAACATTTTGTTGGCAGGTCTGATTCAACAGCAAGTGGAGGTTCTCAGAAAGAGCGGATAG TGCCACTTCCTCAGAAGCCTGCAACAACTTCCTTGAGAGTTGATCGATTTGTGCGCCCATTTACTTTGAAAGCTGTGCAAGCGCTTCTTGGTAGAACTGGATCTGTTTGCAGCTTCTGGATGGATGATATCAAGACCCACTGCTATGTTACA TACTCTTCAGTGGATGAAGCTGTGGCTACCAGGAATGCTGTTTACAACCTCCAATGGCCACTAAACAATGGCAGTTACTTAGCTGCCGAATTTGTTGATCCACTTGAGGTGAAGCTCAAAATCGAACACCTTCCCCCACCGCCACCGCCTACCAGCCTCAGCAAGGATACAACTCCAAATGCAGCAGCCATCCAACAAGCGGAGGCTAACCAAACCATGCTTCCCCATGGCACTGGTACCACATGGGGTCTGTCACCTACTCCACAGCCTCATACAAAGTTGTATCCCACATCTAACCCCAGGCCGGAAAGGGAGGTGCTTCCACCTCCTCCAAAGCAACCGGAAACAACTATCAAGACACTTGATGATCTCTTCAGGAGGACACAGGCATCTCCGATGATCTACTACTTGCCCTTATCGGAGGAGGAGGTGTCAGCCAAGCTTGCAGCACGCCGCAGGCGAAATTGGAGACGGTAA